The Miscanthus floridulus cultivar M001 chromosome 7, ASM1932011v1, whole genome shotgun sequence genome includes a region encoding these proteins:
- the LOC136463420 gene encoding uncharacterized protein, protein MMRCKVHVLVTAQINSNSRRVSGCCCAGGRELRDDSTCLIMGFIQELWWLLRRPRTSWDDMLLQHETLKECSKTGTIGCPVGQEVPVLLQQQGVHHRSKDMGISKDVLQMRKVITVGQYLNFPHERYHQGSALWSS, encoded by the exons ATGATGCGCTGCAAG gttcatgTACTTGTCACCGCTCAAATTAATTCTAATTCGAGGAGGGTGAGTGGTTGTTGTTGTGCTGGTGGGCGAGAGCTGAGAGATGATTCCACATGTTTGATTATGGGATTTATTCAAG AACTGTGGTGGCTCCTGCGGCGCCCGAGGACGAGCTGGGACGACATGCTTCTTCAGCACGAGACACTGAAGGAGTGCAGCAAGACTGGAACCATTGGTTGTCCGGTAGGTCAGGAAG TTCCCGTTCTTCTGCAGCAACAGGGAGTACATCATAGGTCGAAGGATATGGGCATCTCGAAAGACGTTTTACAAATGAGAAAAGTCATAACTGTTGGGCAGTACCTAAACTTTCCACATGAAAG GTACCATCAGGGAAGTGCCTTATGGAGCTCATAG